Within the Malus sylvestris chromosome 4, drMalSylv7.2, whole genome shotgun sequence genome, the region TTATTTTATCACTCGTGTGCCCTCTATTACTTTGTATAAGTTGTTTTTACAGTGGCGTTAGTGTTGGTTAATTGCATATATAGCTCGACAAAGACAATTAATCTCCTAGTCTAGTCATCACTCATCAACACACACTAAAATTTATTTCCTTAATTCCCAAATTCTTAAATTTTGTGTTGCGTTTTAAAAATTAACTTTACACTCTACATACTTATTATCTAATGAGTAATGATAAATAGACACTAATTTTTCAGATTACATTTagaaatcatcaataaaaaaaaaatacgcaAACAGTATTTGAGTATCTAACACTCACTAAGTAGTtagcaaataaaaagaaaaaaagtaaattatataaaactacctcaactatgagTCGAACTACAATCTCATACcttatgttttaaaaataacaacGTCGTACCTCATCTTacaaatttgttgcaatgtcatataTCCATCAGTTTGTCtattaatttttctgttaaatgctgagtTAGCTTGAGACGGGACCTACTTCCTAGCCAAGtggataaaaatattaataaattaaagggcaaaagactgtttactaccctcatgtttcgtgtttttcaacatttagtatatcatgtttttttcgtcccagagtcatacctaaaatgtaaattttgggacagtctcatacattcgttagtcaaactgttaagtctcccgttaaccgtgacgtggcacccatgtggacaatgattgggcaCCACGTGTTAATATGGGTCCACgtgaatatttaaaaattaaaaataaaaataaaaattaaaaaaattaaaaaactattctCTTTTCCTCCCTCTTCTCTTCCCTGATCCTTCCAACTCCTCCCGCTTCACCCCTCTGCCTTCTCTCTCCCCAAATCAACCTTCACCCACCCTAACCCAAACTACATCGCCCCCGTTGCCTTGCTCAGCGCCATCGCCCAAACCTTAAACCTCCAAATCCAGACCCTCCATATCCAAATCGACTACTAAAACACAATTTGATTAAGATATAGTTAGGGTTTTAGATTGAAGAAATCAAGGTGGCGGGGGTTTCAATAGCAGAAAAAGCTTCCCCTACAGCCACAACACCATCAATGGGGAAGAAGAGGTAGAGAGAGGCACCAGAATCCGAAGGTATTCCTTGCCGCAGGAGATCGAAGACGAGGAGAACCCGCGCCCAAAACCCTAACAATCGTTCCCAAAAAGCAATTTTTAAGTCATGGTTGGCAGCCCGCCAGCTGATGCCTGGCCTGCTTTTCTGAAGCCGACCCTGCATTCCTTGTTCCTCCatgttaggtactcaagcccaaaggaagagcccaacccaaaagactAGTCCAATAGGTGGGAGGACCCCAAGGACTTAAGAACCCCTACACTCCCATAAGTGTAGTCAATGTGGGATCATAACATTACACCACCCTTCGGAAGACCCGACGCCCACGACGGTAATCACGTCGCCCAGTCCCTCGTCACCAAGTCCCTTGGAGCCCATACTCCCAAGGCGGTAATCACGAGGCGGCACGTCACGTCACCAAGACCCGCAGTGTCGGgtacctaggctctgataccaatgttaggtactcaagcccAAAGGAAGAACCCAACCCAAAAGACTAGTCCAATAGGTGGGAGGACCCAAAGACTTAAGAACCCCTACACTCCCATAAGTGTAGTCAATGTGGGATCATAACACTCCATTTCctcgctctctctctttctcttgctTTCCTGTTGCTTCTTCCTCAGGTTCAGAAATTGCCATTCTCCAGTTTTTTCGCACTCACTCAGTCAATTCCCAGATGGGTCACGAGGTATTTTgttctttaaatttaatttcccATTTTTTCAATCCAGGCTTCGATTTTCTCCGAAACGCATAGCTGATTTGACAGTTATGGAGTGAGTTTTGATTGTTAGTTGTTTGTTTATTGGATTTTTGAGTTTATTTGAATGGTGAGAATCTGAGGAAAAAAATGTAGAATGAATTTTGAATTGTGTTGTTTGATGGACCGAAGCCTCTCAGCTCGTGACCAGCAACGATTTGCATCATCTGCAACTCCTGGATTTGCCTCTGAATCTCTGCCTGAGACATCACCAGTTCTCCGGTATGACGAGCCCCAGGAAATTGGGATTTGTCGGCGAGGCAGTGACCGGAGCCGTCGGAGATGATACATCAGGAGACCCAATCTGAACTAAAGTCATGACCGGAGCCGTCAAAGAGGATCCATCGGCGTCGTTAGGGGTGTCGCAGAGGGAGCGGCGTGGGGTTGGTCGGGGGTGTGGCAGTCAATTTCGTGGGAGAGATGGAAGGAGTCGCGGGAGTCCGAGTAGGAGTGGTGCGAGAGAAAGATTGTTAGAGGAGTGGGAGAAAGGGTGGGACGGTGGGACGGTGGGGGTGGgatttggggaagatgaaggtttttattttattatatatatatatataatttattttttttataaataatttatttttaatttccacgtgaaTGACATTTGGCGTCCAGTCATTGTCAATATGGGtaccacgtcacagttaacgggagatTTAACAGTttaactaacggatgtatgagactgtcccaaaattgacattttagGTATAACTTTgcgacgaaaaaaacttgatgtactaaatgttgaaaaccataaaacttcagggtagtaaacagagtttaatcctaaattaataataaactattttaatatttttattttaactcCCTTTCTTCCATTTCTCCCCTAATGCgttccatctctctctcctatCTCTCTCACATCCAATCTCTCTCATATCTCTCTCACCTCCATCTTCACCTTCACCTTCATTCTTCACCTTCACCTTCATTCTTCACCTTCTTCCTTCATCCATTCTTcacctttttatttaaaaaaaatttggaccaAGAAAacctaggattttttttttgtaacggGTCCGTCGGGCCTGGGGACAAGGTCAACGAGGTGACGAGGATGACGACAATGATGGGATAAAGTCAGGATCTTGTTCCTCAAAGCCTCTTGAATCGTATCAAAAGAGAGTTTTCCATCACTATCAGCATTGCCGCCCTCGGCCTTGCCAAGCACATTTCTCTTGTAGAGCTCTTGAAAAGAGATTTGTTATGGGACCTGAAGCCGTAGAAGAATGTTGCTGTTGTTGGTGTTGCAAGAGGCTGGCTTTGACGTCGTTGAAATAGGAAGAGCGAGAGGAATAGTGGGATTGGGGATTTGGGTTTGTGGGTTCCTTCGGGTCAGATTGGTCCTTTTGGTCAGATGGGTCATCGGAGGAGGAAGATTTGGTGCAGAAAAGGTGAGTGAGAGACGGGTTCGGATCAAGAAGAAAAAgtggagaaagggagagaattaTAGGGGGTAGGTCCCACatgatttaaaataaaaatattaaaataatttattaatatttttattcacTTGACTAGGAAGTGGGTATTGTCTCAAGTTACGTTagcatttaacaaaaaaattaacaaacactgacggaggtatgacattgcaacaaattggTAAGATGAGGAATGATATTGTCATtattaaaacatgaggtatgagattgtagTTCAATCCATAGTTAAGTACGCGCCCCACGTGGCCCGTCTGCCTTCAACGCTCGACAGCGGGGGGCCCACTATCATGGCTGCTGTTGGCCACATCCTCGAGCCCAACGACTCTTTCCCACATCAAACGGTAGACATTTAAggaccgttggttgatccaacggtccagattcaattttttttaaaatgttatttttaaatacatTGAATCCAGCGGCTAAAATCaactataatcaaatctaacggtaaaaaaaaatatctaacagcccaaatttaaatccaacggctaaaataatttaaaaaaattatttaactcaaaattcacccaaaaactctataaatacctatgtatttgttcaaacatccccacaaaactcaaatttctcctacaattcttccaatttatctttctaccatttctttccatttctaaattgttcaacatggcaaaagagcatattagaggtcgtaattggacctgTAAGGAAGATGTTGCTTTATACTTGGCATGAGTTTCTATTGAGGatttttaggaaacaaaaacactttgaaagttgaaagattggtgaatatAAAGGATGATTGAAGGTTGAAAGATTGTGTGATCAACTGATATTAGACATGTGTTTATATAGAAGATGATTGATGAAagttgaacggttggtgaaagttgaaagtttgggGAAAGTTGAACGGTTgatgaaagttgaaagtttagTAGTTGAACGGTTGATaaaagttgaaagtttggtgaaagttgaaagtttggttGAATGGTTGtggaaaatttagtgatttttcaatattttttggaatttaaatatttttagattaaaatgttcataaaattaatttacgatagtctacatttaaaaaaaaagttaatttaagaaaaaaaattagtctaagttaattcttttaataatcCCAGACTAAATTTTTAGGCGAGAAGAGTTGAAGCAGAAAAAttatttctgggctaaaagctaaattaaaaattttggcttttagcccaaaggttggagatggtctaagtagTTAGcaaatttgttaaaaaataaagtagttagcaaataaaaagaaaaataaaagaaagatatttaaaaatattatccaAGATTAATTAATGGCGCGTTCACGTATCCGTAATCGGAATAAGAATGTGGAATTGAATTCCGATTACAGAATACTCAGGTGTTTACTAAACATAGAGGAATAAAAAAAGTAGTGGGGCCCACACAAattttggaattcaattccttgTATTGGTGGAATTGGATTCCCTAGATATAGGTGGTAATCCAATTCCTGATTGTTTGGGTAATCAGAATGATAATTTTGTTCCCTTTATGCCCTcacttactttttttatttccaagaTTATcctttataaatccattaaagtatataaaatatttgatttggaacaagggcattttagtaatcatactaGTTTATATTCCAATTCTactgaattagtaaacagcttTATGGAATTCTATTCCGATTCCagaacatttaagtaaatagCTTCAACAGGAATCCGATTCTGACTTCTCCTCATTCCAActtctcctcaattcaattcctcttaTTTTCATTAGCGTTAAGTAAACGCGTCAAAAGTTCATTGCCGTGTCCTAAACCAATTTGACCAGACACTAGCCCATATGTCACACGACAATTCAAGTTGTGCAAGCAGGTCTTTAGAATTTTCTtatgacaaagaaaaaaaaatccaataccTTTCAAATCTTAGAGAGAGAATactctttgtgaggattacaAAGATTTTTTAATCACatttgtttatcgtacatcatgcgattaatttttgtaaagtatgcttatatttaattttaaataaaaaatttacaataatttctgactGCACGTTATACGATGAACGTACGTGATTGAAAGATTCCTAGAATCTTCACAAGGAGGATTCGGCGAGACCAACAGAATCCTCTCCGAATCCTTTTGTGAGGATTTTAAGGATCTGTGAATCATGTATGTTCATCGTAtgtcgtgcggtcagtttttattaagtactgtttgtgtttaattttaaataaaaatatttaaaataatttctaataacacgatatatgatgaacgaacacgatttacATATTTctggatcctcacaaaaagaatcGAACAAGGATCCGAATTCTCATGCCAAATCTTCAAGCTGACAATTCTGACTAGACCAGAATATTGCCGACCTTTACAAGTTTGGACATCAGTGGGAAATTCACGCCAAACCTAagctctcttcttttttttttctttttttaatatatatatagatttagTAAAGGATCAAGAGCTCAAGCTAGCTTAGCTTGCTTACTTGTCGCTTGCCCTAAGATTTCgaaagaaaaactaaaactCCATTAACCACATACAATGAACCTATCTTCCTTCTATGATTTCCTCTATGCTTGCCTGTGTATGTCCCTATTTTATCAACCAGCACACGCTCAGCAGGTATACCTCAACAGCACACAGTACTGCGATGATAGCCGCATATCAAAAGGGTACCTCTGTGATTCCAGTGTCAAGTCCTGCCAGTCCTTCGTCACGTTCAGATCGCAGCCGCCCCATGACACCGCCATCAGCATCGCCTCTCTCCTCGCCTCCGAAGCCTCAGAGATTGCCTCAGTTAACAAGGTTTCAGCAAGTGACAAGATTCCAAGCGACAGGTTGGTTGTAGTTCCAGTTTCTTGTTCATGTTCGGGCAGTATCTCCCAGCACTTCTCTACTTACACCGTGACAGAAGGCGATACGTATTATAAGACGGCCGTCTACACTTTCCAAGGCCTGGCTACATGTCAGTCTATGATAGGTCAGAACTATTATGACCCTGTAAATATTACGGTGGGAGCAGTGTTAACAGTTCCGATGAGATGCGCTTGCCCGAGCGAAAAGCAAACTGCAGATGGGATTACATCCCTGCTGACATATACAGTAGCCATGAACGACACAATTGCAAGAATAGGAGAGAGATTTGGGGTCAACAATCAAAGTATACTAGAGGCAAATTTGTTGTCACGGGACAGCATTATCGACCCTAATACAACTGTTCTTGTTCCCCTCAAAAGAAAGAAATGCCCTACTTCTGATGGGAATTTCGTTGCAAATGGAAGTATCCTAGAATATGTCGATTGTATTCGCAACGGCAAAAAGTTTCCGGTGAAGTTGGTCACACTGCTaggtatatatatgtatcctCTATATCTTACACAGTCTAGCAGGCCGATGTACAAAAATGCATCGATGTAATTAGTAgtaaaattattcattatatgtcgtattttattttgtcacgTTTCAAATATCAGACTTTACATTCTTCTAACAACTATGTCTCTGTATTACTTGAATTTTCAACTTGGACGTGAGCTAATTGGTTTTTCTTTGTTGTCTAATTTGCTTGACAGGTATTGGGATTGGGTTTGCATTCATATGCGTGTTCCTTTTATGCTACTATTTATATCAATGCCTGAAGAGAAGGAGAACCAAAACCCGTAAGGAGAACTTTTTCAAGCAAAATGGGGGCTTCTTGTTGCGAGAAAAATTCTCATCTTATGGAATTAGTAGCAATGCAAAACTATTTACTGCAGAGGAGCTGGAGAGAGCAACGGATAACTACAACGAGAGCCGGTTTCTAGGGGAAGGAGGTTATGGCACAGTTTATAAAGGGATGTTACCTGACGGAACCATAGTAGCGGTTAAAAGGTCAAGGGCGATAGACGAAAATCAGATTGAGCAATTCATCAATGAAGTTGTCATTCTAACTCAAATCAATCATCGAAACATCGTGAAATTGCTTGGTTGTTGCTTGGAGACGGAGGTTCCATTGCTAGTATATGAGTATATTTCTAATGGAACTCTCTCCCATCATATCCGTCAGAAGAAAGACTCAACCGAATCATCACTTTCGTGGGAATACCGTTTAAGGATCGCTTGTGAAGTTGCCGGAGCAGTAGCGTATATGCACTCAGCAGCTTCAATCCCCATCTATCATAGAGACATCAAGTCGTCTAACATACTTCTAGACCATAACTACAGTGCTAAAGTATCCGACTTTGGGACTTCCAAATCAGTTCCCCTTGACAAAACTCACTTGACGACACAAGTACAGGGGACTTTCGGGTACATGGATCCCGAGTACTTCCAATCTTGTAAGTTCACGGACAGAAGTGATACCTACAGTTTCGGAGTTACGCTCGTGGAGATACTAACTGGACACACCCCATATTCTTTTGCaaaacatgaagaagaaaacCTGGTTGCAGCGTTCATTTCATTGACGAGGGAAGATGAACTCGTTCAGATTTTGGATCCTCAAGTGGCTAGAGATGCAGATGTTAAGCAAATTCGCACGATTGCAGAGCTTGCAAAACGGTGTTTGAGGCTGAATGGGGCAAAGAGGCCTAGTATGAAAGAGGTATCAACAGAGTTGGAAGGATTGAGGAACGCTCAAAGATGCCTTGAAACGTTCCGAGAAGATCCTATAGAGCAAAATATTGATTTCCCCATGGAAATTGAATCTGCATCGCTTTGAATTTGATACACAACTATTTTAATTTGCTTCCCTAGTTTTTTGTAGTTCCATTCAGTACGACGAGATTTGTAAGTTAATATTTTGTTGAAATTTAGCACAGTCgtatcaaatattttaaatttctgAAGTTGCGGTCTAGTGGTATTAAACTTCTATTAGTGGAATTACAAAGACTAAAATTCGTTAACAAATTGCCTGACTAACAAACTGTGTACACCACCTTTGTACAGCTTCCCGTAAACAAACAGATTTCCACCTGCCCAGCTACCTACGATCATCAGATATAGTCTCTTCAGAAGAACCATCGCTGGCTATAATAATTACGTTGTCTTGTTTACCCGCACGACGAGAATGATCCCTTCTCTGTTTCCCCGTCCCAAGTCCTACCGATGAGTAGTTGAAAAGAGGAGCATTTACCTGCATTTCATTCCTTGGTACCAAATGTGATTCCCGACGATCAAAACCAGCAAGGGTGACATTCAACCTGTCTGAATGAGCAATTGATGAAACAGTTGAAGGCACAGTTGGGGGTGGAGAAGCAACAGCTTCTCTGAGCCAGTGGGGCAAATTTCCCTGTGGTCCAGTGCAAGTTGTGGGGACATCAGTCGATAACAACTTGCCCCTCCGAATACTTCTACTTCTATTTAGAATACTAAATTCATCATCTTCATGTGTGTCCCTTCCCATTTCAAAACGAGATGTCCTCTTTGTGTAACCAAGAGGCCTCCGGTGGTTTTCATTGCCATTGTTGCAAGTATAAGCCGAATTGAATAGTGGCCTCCTCGAGACATCACCTCCTCTACAAGCATCAACATCGCCAAGTGAAACTTGGGTCAGGTCTGCTGTATTTTCTTTCCATATTCCTCTTTTTGGACCCGAGAAGTAGTTGCATCCCAATTGGGGAACACAAATGCCACTAAAAAGTTTTGATTGTTCCTCTTCCCACTGCTCAGCTAAGTCCCTTGCCACCCTCCGTGGTGAGAAGTGCAATCTTGGATCCCTTAACATAGCATTCCAATTGTCCTGTCCATATCTTCTCACACCCATCCATAGAAAATCCAACTCTTCTTCAGACCACATGGTATTATATGGCATATATTTGTCATGAAAACCACCCCCTTCATTCAAAGCTCTTGCTTGGCTTACTACACTGTCATGCATAAGCTTGTGCCTCCAAACTGATGGTAAACGGCTTGAAGAAGATTGGAGCGCTGCATCTCGGATGAATTCTCTTGTTCTAATGATGGAGTTCAAGAAGGGAGATGTATTGAAGCAGGTATTGGCAGCACATCCTGCAAATATAGGTTTTTCGGTGGATGGACCCAAAAACATAGGAGATCCTTGTTTTGGTTGATCATGTTGGCCTCCCAACTGAAGAACTTTTCTCCGTTCTGAAGCTACAGAAGCAACTACCTCAGGATGTGTTATCACCGGGCCAAAAATGCCACTGGTTTTTTCTTCTGGAAACAGCTGAAatgatataaaataaaattatttggcagGCAAACTATCCCCAAATATTCAAACAAGAAGACTTACAAAACGTACCTGCAGACATTTATTTTTGGAAGTATTCTCCTCGGAAATCAGAGAACCAACtttatcatcatcatctttGCAGCTGGCACCAACTTCTAAACATTCAAATCCATCTCTGTGTAATTGTGAAGCTTGAGTTTCCACTCTTCCAGTTCTCTCAGCCGACATTTGTGGAGGAGACGGTTTATGTAATACAAAGGCATGATTTCTGCTAGTAGAATCCAACGAGTCCCCCACAGCTTTTGGTGCATCGGTGTCAGGTTGCTTAGCAGGACTCAAGTTTAAGTCAAAATTGCAGTCCACAGTGCCGCATGAATCTGCTAGTAAGAATGTCTTGTCAGTAAAAAAGGAATGTGAATTAATAGTGTTATTGGTTCAATAATGCATGCCTAGAAATTTATGAAGTCTTACCAGTTGGGATAACAGACAGGTCCAAGTAAGGAAGCGATCTGCCTAAACGAGGGATTTCTGTTGCTTTAAGATCATCACTTGACAAAACTTGAGCTTCGTCTATGGAGTGCTTCAAATCTGTCTCATGATTTACTGAGCAGTTTTCAGGGGAAGTTTCGTCACACGAAGCGGCATTAGCACAAACAGAATTACTCAATTTGGTTACCAATGAGCAATTGTTTTCCACAGGCACAGATTTGCTTCGTATTTCAGACTTATCTGtatcctttcttctttttttccttcggCAGAAAGTAATCAATGGGGCAGTCGACTTGGTCTGCACAGCTGAATCACCACATGAGTTATCTACCTTATTTTTAGAGAGTGAATCAGTGTCTTCCAGGTTTGATACATTCAATCTTAGCGATATACCAACACATTTAGAGCCACCTTTTATTtcaaatgatgatgatgatgataatgatTTTGGTCGGACAAAATCAGCAGTCATTTCAGTGGCATTCCCTGTCAATCCGCAAACTAACCTCCCTCCAACATTATTATCATCAACCAACGCTTCACTATTAGTATTTGAGGACGAGCCAAATTTCTGGTGACTTGACTTATTCTCCAATGATAGGTCCATAGAAGAGGATCCATACGTATCCCTTTCGGAGGGACCCTCATCGAGACTTGTCAGAAATTTATGGGAATTAATTGACAATTGTCTAGGCTCAGGTACTTTAACTTGTTTCTTATCCTCCAGTCTGCTAAAGTCTTTGGCTGAACGCTCTTCAATCAAATAAACTTGCAAGTCTTCTCTACATGGAGAAGTATCACTCGGAGCAACAAAAAGAGCATTATGGCACTCATGTCCCTCTACAAGACCTTTCCTTGATTGCCGCTTTCGCTTGTACGTTAaaatcactttggtccctgacattgaagCTTCTCAAGAGAAATCTTGCAGCAATTCCAAACCTTAGGACCCCATCCAAAAACACACTTCTACAACATGAAATATCTCGTTCTTCCGCTATTCATTAACATTTACAACACAGAAAAACCTGCAAAAGTTAAGGAAGAAGATCTAGTTAACTAAAAAGCAATTTAAAACTCATATAAAACACAATACAATGACAGATGAAGGCAAAAGATAGATTCCCATTCTATTCCCGAATGGCGATCAGTCTTACAAGGACTGCAGCAGATACCAATGGTACTTGGCATTTTTAAGCGCTAATATTTGCTAGCTAAAAgcatttaaatttgaaaaaacgAGATTTTTGTTCCCACTTCTACTTTTCATATATTCcgtctttcttttttcttcatattcatGATATTCATTGTCGTCAAACATAGGCCCTATAGTCCATGCGTCCATGTAGAATTTGACTACTCTACTGTAAATCCTGGGTTCTATATGCTAAGGAAGAGCTGccaattcaaaatttatccaaatccaaaaccgAAACACACACACTTACGCTACCCAGCACACGAAAACCATACCTGTTTCCAAACAACAGATGCTATACCAAATTAAAACCCATAAAACATTCCAAGAACACAACTTTTACTTTAatattccactttgaattcatGAACTTCAAGGAAAAGCtcaaaattcaagaacacaACTTTTACTTCAAGGAAGAGctggaaattcaaaatttatccaaatccaaaaccaaaacacgCACACTTCCGCTACCTAGCACACGAAAAGCATACTTGTTTCCAAACAACACATGCTATaccaaattaaaaacataaaacattcCAAGAACACAACTTTTACTTTAatattccactttgaattcatGAACTTCAAGGAAGAGCAGGAAACTCAACCAAGAACACAACTCTTACTTCAAGGAAGAGctagaaattcaaaatttactcaaaaccaaaaccgaaacaCGCGCACTTACACTACCCAGCACATGAAAACCATACCTGTTTCCAAACAACACATGCTATACCAAATTAAAACCCATAAAACATTCCAAGAACACAACTTTTACTTTAgtattccactttgaattcatGAACTTCAAGGAAGAGCTCGAAACTCAACTAAGAACACAACTCTTACTTCAAGTAAGAGctagaaattcaaaatttacccaaaaccaaaaccgaaacaCGCACACTTACACTACCTAGCACACGAAAACCTATAAAACATTCCAAGAACACAACTTTTACTTTAgtattccactttgaattcatGAACTTCAAGGAAGAGCTCGAAATTCAACCAAGAACACAACTTTTACTTTAACCAAAACCCAACACGAAAGCATTACCTGTTTATAAACAACACATGCTCCAccaaatcaaaacccataaAACATTCCAAGAACAGAACTTTTACTTAAATATTCAACTTTGAATCCATGAACTTCTCTCTAAGCTAAAAAATTGCAGAGAACTCCATGTCCTCTGGCAATTCGAGGGCGATTTACACACATTTTCTCACATGGGTTTGCTAATTAAGCACCCAAAATGTTCCATTGAG harbors:
- the LOC126618524 gene encoding uncharacterized protein LOC126618524 → MSGTKVILTYKRKRQSRKGLVEGHECHNALFVAPSDTSPCREDLQVYLIEERSAKDFSRLEDKKQVKVPEPRQLSINSHKFLTSLDEGPSERDTYGSSSMDLSLENKSSHQKFGSSSNTNSEALVDDNNVGGRLVCGLTGNATEMTADFVRPKSLSSSSSFEIKGGSKCVGISLRLNVSNLEDTDSLSKNKVDNSCGDSAVQTKSTAPLITFCRRKKRRKDTDKSEIRSKSVPVENNCSLVTKLSNSVCANAASCDETSPENCSVNHETDLKHSIDEAQVLSSDDLKATEIPRLGRSLPYLDLSVIPTDSCGTVDCNFDLNLSPAKQPDTDAPKAVGDSLDSTSRNHAFVLHKPSPPQMSAERTGRVETQASQLHRDGFECLEVGASCKDDDDKVGSLISEENTSKNKCLQLFPEEKTSGIFGPVITHPEVVASVASERRKVLQLGGQHDQPKQGSPMFLGPSTEKPIFAGCAANTCFNTSPFLNSIIRTREFIRDAALQSSSSRLPSVWRHKLMHDSVVSQARALNEGGGFHDKYMPYNTMWSEEELDFLWMGVRRYGQDNWNAMLRDPRLHFSPRRVARDLAEQWEEEQSKLFSGICVPQLGCNYFSGPKRGIWKENTADLTQVSLGDVDACRGGDVSRRPLFNSAYTCNNGNENHRRPLGYTKRTSRFEMGRDTHEDDEFSILNRSRSIRRGKLLSTDVPTTCTGPQGNLPHWLREAVASPPPTVPSTVSSIAHSDRLNVTLAGFDRRESHLVPRNEMQVNAPLFNYSSVGLGTGKQRRDHSRRAGKQDNVIIIASDGSSEETISDDRR
- the LOC126618525 gene encoding wall-associated receptor kinase-like 1 isoform X2 encodes the protein MNLSSFYDFLYACLCMSLFYQPAHAQQVYLNITQYCDASYSPMSNGYLCDSSVIKSCQSFVTFRSQPPHDTAISIASLLSSEASEIASVNKVSASDKIPSNRLVVVPVSCSCSGSIFQHFSTYTVTEGDTYYKTAVYTFQGLATCQSMIGQNYYEPVNITVGAVLTVLVRCACPSEKQTADGITSLLTYTVAMNDTIARIGEIFGVNSQSILEANLLSRDSIIDPNTTVLVPLKSKKCPTSDGNFVANGSILEYVDCIRNGKKFPVKLVTLLGIGIGFAFICVFLLCYYLYQCLKRRRTKTRKENFFKQNGGFLLREKFSSYGISSNAKLFTAEELERATDNYNESRFLGEGGYGTVYKGMLPDGTIVAVKRSRAIDENQIEQFINEVVILTQINHRNIVKLLGCCLETEVPLLVYEYISNGTLSHHIRQKKDSTESSLSWEYRLRIACEVAGAVAYMHSAASIPIYHRDIKSSNILLDHNYSAKVSDFGTSKSVPLDKTHLTTQVQGTFGYMDPEYFQSCKFTDRSDTYSFGVTLVEILTGHTPYSFAKHEEENLVAAFISLTREDELVQILDPQVARDADVKQIRTIAELAKRCLRLNGAKRPSMKEVSTELEGLRNAQRCLETFREDPIEQNIDFPMEIESASL
- the LOC126618525 gene encoding wall-associated receptor kinase-like 1 isoform X3, with product MNLSSFYDFLYACLCMSLFYQPAHAQQVYLNITQYCDASYSPMSNGYLCDSSVIKSCQSFVTFRSQPPHDTAISIASLLSSEASEIASVNKVSASDKIPSNRLVVVPVSCSCSGSISQHFSTYTVTEGDTYYKTAVYTFQGLATCQSMIGQNYYDPVNITVGAVLTVPMRCACPSEKQTADGITSLLTYTVAMNDTIARIGERFGVNNQSILEANLLSRDSIIDPNTTVLVPLKRKKCPTSDGNFVANGSILEYVDCIRNGKKFPVKLVTLLGIGIGFAFICVFLLCYYLYQCLKRRRTKTRKENFFKQNGGFLLREKFSSYGISSNAKLFTAEELERATDNYNESRFLGEGGYGTVYKGMLPDGTIVAVKRSRAIDENQIEQFINEVVILTQINHRNIVKLLGCCLETEVPLLVYEYISNGTLSHHIRQKKDSTESSLSWEYRLRIACEVAGAVAYMHSAASIPIYHRDIKSSNILLDHNYSAKVSDFGTSKSVPLDKTHLTTQVQGTFGYMDPEYFQSCKFTDRSDTYSFGVTLVEILTGHTPYSFAKHEEENLVAAFISLTREDELVQILDPQVARDADVKQIRTIAELAKRCLRLNGAKRPSMKEVSTELEGLRNAQRCLETFREDPIEQNIDFPMEIESASL